A genomic window from Bradyrhizobium lupini includes:
- a CDS encoding transposase has protein sequence MVDTGRRRRWSEDEKLKIVLESLQAPRQVAATARRYGVSRSLLLRWRRSFRPEPKDAADQPGFVPAVVVAESGPMPCPVAPSSSGGSIEIEFSAGARMRITGTVDAATLKAAVAALADGRPR, from the coding sequence GTGGTGGACACGGGCCGGCGGCGACGCTGGTCCGAGGATGAGAAGCTCAAGATTGTCCTGGAGAGCTTACAGGCGCCGCGCCAGGTCGCAGCAACCGCGCGGCGGTACGGCGTTTCGCGCTCATTGCTGCTGCGATGGCGACGGTCGTTTCGGCCTGAGCCGAAGGATGCCGCCGATCAACCTGGCTTCGTACCGGCGGTGGTGGTCGCGGAATCAGGGCCGATGCCTTGTCCAGTCGCGCCGTCAAGCAGCGGCGGGTCGATCGAGATCGAGTTTTCGGCCGGGGCTCGGATGCGGATCACGGGCACGGTTGATGCGGCGACGCTGAAGGCCGCGGTGGCGGCACTGGCAGATGGACGGCCGCGGTGA
- a CDS encoding GcrA family cell cycle regulator has protein sequence MGWDAKDIALLNRLWSAGQSAAQIARRLGCSRNAVCGMLTRLGLKRGHKPPTATPKIRPRPKLRPTSSAACARPVARKVSRNAVQRQPPKEFSKQQLYSMLAEAVRNTG, from the coding sequence ATGGGCTGGGATGCGAAAGACATAGCGCTCCTCAACAGGCTCTGGTCCGCAGGACAGAGCGCGGCGCAGATTGCGCGTCGTCTCGGGTGCAGTCGTAACGCGGTGTGCGGCATGCTGACCCGTCTGGGCTTGAAGCGCGGCCACAAGCCGCCCACAGCAACGCCCAAGATAAGGCCGCGCCCGAAGCTGAGGCCGACCTCGTCGGCTGCCTGCGCCCGTCCAGTCGCACGGAAGGTGTCGCGGAACGCAGTGCAGAGGCAGCCGCCCAAGGAATTCAGCAAGCAGCAGCTCTACTCCATGCTGGCAGAGGCGGTCAGAAACACTGGCTAA
- the tnpB gene encoding IS66 family insertion sequence element accessory protein TnpB (TnpB, as the term is used for proteins encoded by IS66 family insertion elements, is considered an accessory protein, since TnpC, encoded by a neighboring gene, is a DDE family transposase.), with protein MIPIASGVRVWIATGHTDMRRGMNSLALLVQEAFTRDPHGGDLYVFRGKSGKLIKILWHDGLGMSLYAKRLERGRFLWPSSADGVVTITPAQLGYLLEGIDWRMPQQTWRPQAAG; from the coding sequence GTGATCCCCATTGCGTCGGGCGTGCGGGTGTGGATTGCGACCGGCCACACCGATATGCGTCGCGGCATGAACTCGCTGGCCTTGCTGGTGCAGGAAGCGTTCACGCGAGACCCGCACGGCGGCGATCTCTATGTCTTCCGAGGCAAGAGTGGCAAGCTGATCAAGATCCTTTGGCACGATGGACTGGGCATGTCGCTTTATGCCAAGCGGCTGGAGCGCGGCCGCTTCTTGTGGCCGTCGTCGGCTGATGGCGTGGTGACAATCACCCCAGCCCAGCTTGGCTACCTGCTGGAGGGCATCGACTGGCGGATGCCGCAACAGACCTGGCGACCGCAGGCGGCTGGCTGA
- a CDS encoding dodecin family protein: MMALARQVGSGQKLPPPNAILSLSGSGRHPRIGVEILMLDFLRHPGQEDDTPDSVYKVIELVGTSNDSWEKAAANAVEQAAKSLRDLRIAEVVKLDMQLDDKGKVEAYRAKLNVSFKFEGS, encoded by the coding sequence ATGATGGCGCTGGCCCGGCAGGTTGGCTCCGGCCAAAAGCTGCCCCCGCCAAATGCAATTTTGTCCCTTTCCGGCTCCGGACGGCATCCCCGTATCGGGGTCGAGATCCTGATGCTAGATTTCCTTCGTCATCCCGGACAGGAGGACGACACGCCTGATAGCGTCTACAAGGTCATTGAACTGGTCGGTACCAGCAACGACTCGTGGGAGAAGGCCGCCGCAAATGCGGTCGAGCAAGCTGCAAAATCTCTCCGAGATCTTCGCATTGCAGAGGTCGTCAAGCTGGATATGCAGCTCGATGACAAGGGAAAGGTCGAGGCCTATCGCGCCAAGCTCAACGTATCGTTCAAGTTCGAGGGCTCCTGA